ATGGGCCAAATAATTCAGTTAAGAAGCAAGCGGTGATAATTGTCATTGAAATTAAATTTGAGAAAGAGTTAAGTACTGGCAATTGACTTGCGATAAGTGCTAATCCTAAGGCAACACCACCTTGAGGCATTAAACCTAATGACATTAAATTTGTAATTTTCTTCGGCAATCTTGTAAGGTTACCAACAAGTAATACGCCAACATATTTTCCTAAAGAACGACCGATAACGTAGCACAATATAGATATAACTAAGACAATAAGAATATCTGAAGTAACTGTACTAAAGTCTAAATCAGCACCAGATAAAATGAAGAAAGTCATGACAAAAGGTGGGGTAAAACGATCGAATAATTCGACTGTTTTTGGTTCTTCTGGAGAGAAATTAGTATAGACAACACCTAGTGCCATAACAGCGAACAAATCGGAAATATTCATATTATTTCCGGCAAGGCCATGATTAGCAAATAAAGTATTAAAAGCCGTGTTCAATGCCCAGCAAGCACCAGCAGCACCTAAGACCATAGCAAGAATACTGCATAAGCGAGTTCCTCTACCATGGAAATAACGAACTAATAAAACTAATCCAAAACCAAATGCAATACCAATAATAACAGCTAAAATAATATCGATAAATGGTAAAGCAATACTTAAAGCAAGATTAGAATTACCTTGTCCAGGAGAAAGAATTTCAATTACTGCAATGGAAATTCCAAAGAAAATCAAAGCAGTGGCATCATCGACAGCAACAGTAGCAACAAGTGTATTTGTCATATCACCTTTGGCACGATACTGTTTAATAACCATAAGTGTGGCAGCAGGAGCTGTAGCAGCGCCGATGGCACCAAGAGCCAAACAATATGTGAATATCTCAAGATATGATTTATTTAAATATTTGACCATAATTGGAGAAAAACACATCGTTACCCCAGTAATGACAACAACTGCGAAAAAGCTTTCACCGAATGCTAAAGCAATTGGCTTGGCACCAACGCTTTTAAGGAAGCTGGTTTTAAATTCACATCCGATTGTAAATGCAATGAAAGCTAATTCAATTTTTACAATAATTTTTAATGCGTCTACAGTATTCATGGCAATAATGCCATCAAATCCAGGAATTAATCCAAATAATCCTGGGCCGAGAAGTAGACCGGTTAATAAGTAACCAGTAACATTTGGAACATGTAACAATTTTGTAAGCTTACTGGAAAGCAAACCTCCTAAAAGGATGCAAGCTAAAGCAAGCATTAAGACCATCGGCGATTTGCCAGAGGCCTCATAATCGATTAAACTGAATAACAACATAGTTAATAACGCCTAAAATTTAACCTTTCATAATTATTCCAATGTGCAATTTTTAAAGGAAGTTCCTTCAACAGCTGGTATAACAGCAAAATATCCAGTATCACTTTCCTTAAAGTTTCCAATTGTCTCTAAGATAGTGTTCTTAATCAATTTTACTTGATCTTCATCACCAACAAAGATAAGTGTTACTGACTCTTCCCTTTCTGGATGGAGAAGTTGACGTAAAATGCCAAAATGAGAAACTGCTTCATCGTTATGTGTAAGAGCATGTCTCATATTGGTGGAATCAAGAATAGTAGCGTTTTTTATTCCCTTTTCCATCAAGGCATAAAGTATTTTGTCGAGTTTGTCGACAACATTAATAGTAGCTAAAAGCATTAACATTTTTATCACCTCAAGCAAATTATAGTACTGAAAAAAATAAAGTCAAGTCTTATATTTTTTCGACAAAATATATTAATTTTCCAAAAAAATAAAATAAATATAAATAAATGCTTAAAAAATTAAATTATTTTATTAAAAACTTAGAAACACTATCAGCATCTAAATTATACTTTTTTAAAAGTTCACTTATCGTTCCAGAAGAAATAAATTCATCAGGAAGAGCATAAACTTTTATTTCTCCACTATATCCTAATTCATTGAGTTTTATTAAAACTTCTTCAGCAAAACCTGATTTTACTCCATAACAATCATAGATAATTATCATCTTTTTACTTAAAATTCTATCTTTATCAATATATAAAGGATGAATTTTTGAAGCCATATAGATATCATATTTGTTTTCTATTAATTTAGCTAATTTATTTCCCTCTTGTCCATAAGTAATCAATAATTTTTTGCTCTTATAATTTTCGATTACTTCAGGGCAGTCTTCCAATTTTTCATGACTGATTCTTATAAATGTAGGAAATTTATTTTCAAAAAAATTTTGATAGTTATCCAATAAATTTTTCATTTTACTAACGTTTTCTGGATGATAAATACAAGTATTTGGAATAGTTTTTAAAAAAGCATTATCATAAATTCCCTGATGTGATGAACCATCAGCTCCTACTAAACCTGCTCTTTCAACTAAAAAAAGAATTCCTAGTTTCTGTCTTGCAACATCGTGAAGAATTTCGTCATATCCTCTTTGCAAAAACGTTGAATAAATAGATACAATTGGATGATAGCCTTTTAAGGCTAATCCAGAAGCAAAAGTTATCGAATGTTCTTCTGCTATTCCAACATCAATTGTCCGCTCCTTAAAATCCTTAAAGCATTTGCTTAAATGAGCTCCCCAAACCATAGCAGAACATATGAGAACGGCCTTTTGGTCTTTTTGCAAAATTTCATAGACCTTTTCAGCTACAATATCTGTCATATGTGGTACATTGGGATTTATTTTTTCGCCTGTTTTAATATCAAATGGACCAATACCATGCCAATAGCCTTGTTCGTCTTCTTGTGCATAAGAGTAACCAAGTCCTTTTTTAGTTTTAAAGTGTAAAACAATTGGATTTTTTAAATTTTTAGCAAAGGTTAAAGCATTAGCAATACTTTTAAAAGAATTTCCATCAAAAGGCCCATTATAATCTATTCCTAATGAACTGAATAAATTTGGAGCGACAAAAATTTTCTTAAAAAAGTTTTTTGTCGATCTTAAGCATATATATATCCACCTTAAAGATTTATGTTCGTTAATCTTTTTAAAACTTACTACATTTTTTAAATAGAATCCACTTGTTCTAATTTTCGATAAAGTTTTGGCAAAAGATCCTGAATTTTTAGAAATACTCATTTCATTATCATTTAAAATGATTATTAATTTTAAATTTTTTTGTAAAGCAATTTGATTTAAAGCTTCAAAAGCTAAACCATTAGAAATCGATCCATCGCCAATAACAGCAATTGTATATGAATCATCCCCTTTAAGTTTTTTTGCTAAAGCCATACCTAAAGCTATCGATAATGAAGTTGAAGAATGACCATTATCGATTCTATCGGCAAGACATTCTTCCCTTGAAGAAAAAGGAGCTATACCATCTAATTTTCTTATCGATTCTATATTGCGACCTGTTAAAATTTTAAATGCATACGTCTGATGACCAACATCAAAAATAATATCATCCTTAAAAGGATCAAAATATTTAATCAAACTAACAGTGAGCTCAATTATACCCAAGTTGCTGGATAAATGACCTCCGTTTTTGCTGACAACATCGATAATTTTATTGCGCAACAAAGAAGAGACTTCTTTAAGAGTCTTTTCATCAGCATTATTTAAAAAATTATGATCAATTTTTTGCCCTTTTAATTCCATGGCTATTTAGTTTCGCCTTCAACCATTACAGCAAGATCATTTAATGTCTTTTCCATTTTTTGTAAAATCTCTTGACCTTTTTTATAAAGATCAGCACTGACATTAAGATCTTGATTTGGTTCTTTCATCTTTTTTATTATTTCATTTAATTCTGCTTCTAATTCAGCATAAGTTTTTTCTTCCATTTTTTATCTCACCTTAACCTTTACTTCACCATCTTTAAAATGTATTAATAATTCATCATCTTTTTTTGTCTTTTTAGAAGAAGTTATCGTAGTTTTATCTCTGGTTACAAAAGCATATCCTTGTTCTAATATTTTCTGTGGTGATAAACCATCGAGAATAATCTTATATTGTTGAATTTGATTATTTTTACTATTTAATATATTTTTGAATAATAAATTTAATTCATCTTTATTTTTATCGAATAAAACCCTTTTTTCTTTTAAAGTGTTTGATAAACCTTGTTTCAAATTTTCTTCATACTGTTGAAGTTTACTTTTCAAATTATTAATTCTTGTACTCGGAGAAAGATTTTCAAGTTGTAAGACATAATTATGAAATTGTTGTAATTTATTTTCATAATTATATTTCAATAATGTTTTCAATTCATTTTTAGCATTGAATCTTCTTTCTGCCAGTTCAGTTAAAGAAAAAGAAATAAGATTAGCAGCATCAGTTGGAGTGATAGCTGTTTTATCTGCTACTAAATCGGTAATTGAAGTGTCAATCTGATGTCCAACAGCAGAAATAACTGGAATTTTAG
The DNA window shown above is from Firmicutes bacterium CAG:345 and carries:
- a CDS encoding putative uncharacterized protein (product inferred by homology to UniProt), which encodes MLLFSLIDYEASGKSPMVLMLALACILLGGLLSSKLTKLLHVPNVTGYLLTGLLLGPGLFGLIPGFDGIIAMNTVDALKIIVKIELAFIAFTIGCEFKTSFLKSVGAKPIALAFGESFFAVVVITGVTMCFSPIMVKYLNKSYLEIFTYCLALGAIGAATAPAATLMVIKQYRAKGDMTNTLVATVAVDDATALIFFGISIAVIEILSPGQGNSNLALSIALPFIDIILAVIIGIAFGFGLVLLVRYFHGRGTRLCSILAMVLGAAGACWALNTAFNTLFANHGLAGNNMNISDLFAVMALGVVYTNFSPEEPKTVELFDRFTPPFVMTFFILSGADLDFSTVTSDILIVLVISILCYVIGRSLGKYVGVLLVGNLTRLPKKITNLMSLGLMPQGGVALGLALIASQLPVLNSFSNLISMTIITACFLTELFGPLFTKYMLYKAGEADPALK
- a CDS encoding putative uncharacterized protein (product inferred by homology to UniProt), giving the protein MLMLLATINVVDKLDKILYALMEKGIKNATILDSTNMRHALTHNDEAVSHFGILRQLLHPEREESVTLIFVGDEDQVKLIKNTILETIGNFKESDTGYFAVIPAVEGTSFKNCTLE
- a CDS encoding 1-deoxy-D-xylulose-5-phosphate synthase (product inferred by homology to UniProt) — its product is MELKGQKIDHNFLNNADEKTLKEVSSLLRNKIIDVVSKNGGHLSSNLGIIELTVSLIKYFDPFKDDIIFDVGHQTYAFKILTGRNIESIRKLDGIAPFSSREECLADRIDNGHSSTSLSIALGMALAKKLKGDDSYTIAVIGDGSISNGLAFEALNQIALQKNLKLIIILNDNEMSISKNSGSFAKTLSKIRTSGFYLKNVVSFKKINEHKSLRWIYICLRSTKNFFKKIFVAPNLFSSLGIDYNGPFDGNSFKSIANALTFAKNLKNPIVLHFKTKKGLGYSYAQEDEQGYWHGIGPFDIKTGEKINPNVPHMTDIVAEKVYEILQKDQKAVLICSAMVWGAHLSKCFKDFKERTIDVGIAEEHSITFASGLALKGYHPIVSIYSTFLQRGYDEILHDVARQKLGILFLVERAGLVGADGSSHQGIYDNAFLKTIPNTCIYHPENVSKMKNLLDNYQNFFENKFPTFIRISHEKLEDCPEVIENYKSKKLLITYGQEGNKLAKLIENKYDIYMASKIHPLYIDKDRILSKKMIIIYDCYGVKSGFAEEVLIKLNELGYSGEIKVYALPDEFISSGTISELLKKYNLDADSVSKFLIK
- a CDS encoding unknown (no significant homology to UniProt), with amino-acid sequence MEEKTYAELEAELNEIIKKMKEPNQDLNVSADLYKKGQEILQKMEKTLNDLAVMVEGETK